A stretch of the Pan paniscus chromosome 2, NHGRI_mPanPan1-v2.0_pri, whole genome shotgun sequence genome encodes the following:
- the IQCF2 gene encoding IQ domain-containing protein F2 has translation MRVRFCTKGNLILVIIEDVEESIEWKTLQKKKQQKIKEKLRIRTKAAVKIQAWWRGTLVRRTLLHAALRAWIIQCWWRMTLSRVLEKKRQAALIAYATRERAVIKLQSLVRMWRVRWRYCQVLNAIYIIQGHWQCHNCQTCALLQGHCVVTATHLQFHIEIINS, from the exons ATGAGGGTTCGATTTTGT ACCAAAGGCAATTTAATTTTGGTTATAATTGAGGATGTTGAAGAAAGCATTGAATGGAAGACATTGCAGAAGAAGAAACAGCAGAAAATCAAG GAAAAACTTAGAATAAGAACAAAAGCAGCTGTAAAgatccaggcctggtggcggggcACCCTGGTGCGCAGGACACTGCTGCATGCAGCCCTCAGGGCCTGGATAATTCAGTGCTGGTGGCGGATGACGCTGTCGAGGGTGCTGGAGAAGAAACGGCAGGCAGCTCTGATCGCCTACGCAACCAGAGAGAGGGCAGTGATCAAGCTCCAGTCTTTGGTCCGTATGTGGCGTGTCCGCTGGCGATACTGCCAGGTGCTCAATGCCATCTACATCATCCAGGGCCACTGGCAATGCCACAACTGCCAGACCTGCGCTCTCCTCCAGGGCCACTGTGTGGTCACAGCCACTCACCTGCAGTTCCACATTGAGATCATCAACTCCTAA
- the IQCF5 gene encoding IQ domain-containing protein F5, whose protein sequence is MGPEEKTIMTERSAAVFIQAWWRGMLVRRTLLHAALRAWIIQCWWRQVLEKLLAKRRRMVLEFYVQQEWAAVRLQSWVRMWRVRQRYCRLLNAVRIIQVYWRWHSCHSRVFIEGHYELKENQLNIQLEISLGSQACKVQQCIPLPLKE, encoded by the exons ATGG GCCCAGAAGAGAAGACCATCATGACAGAAAGGTCTGCAGCTGTTTTcatccaggcctggtggcggggcATGCTGGTGCGACGCACACTGCTGCATGCAGCCCTCAGGGCTTGGATCATTCAGTGCTGGTGGAGGCAGGTGCTGGAGAAGCTGCTGGCAAAGAGGCGGAGGATGGTGTTGGAGTTCTATGTGCAGCAGGAATGGGCAGCAGTCAGGCTGCAGTCCTGGGTCCGCATGTGGCGTGTCCGCCAGCGTTACTGTCGTTTGCTCAATGCTGTCCGCATCATCCAGGTCTATTGGCGCTGGCACAGCTGCCATTCCCGTGTCTTTATTGAGGGCCACTACGAACTCAAAGAAAACCAACTTAATATTCAACTTGAAATCTCTTTGGGCTCACAGGCTTGTAAGGTGCAACAATGCATACCCCTTCCATTAAAAGAATGA